actatttttttaGTACTTGACCTTTGAAAGCTCCAACTGACTGAGAGATAATGGGGTCATCTTTCTTGAATTAAAAGGCTGAGTGGGTTCGAGCTCCATAAACTGATTAGATGAATAACTTTTTCTTGACAAAATCCACACATATTGCAAAATTTGGCAATCGAATGGGGTCAGTGGACCCTCTAAGGTTCATTACTCTCCGTCCCTGATTGATTGTTCATCTTTTCAACATTGTTGTTAGTTTACATGCTCCATTTAGTAAGCAAGACTGGtaatttatgatttctttggCCATAAATAGAGTTACAAATGGATGCTTGATCATataatttcttctttatatAGCATTGCTGGGGAAGCTGGTTGTGAGATGAATTGCATGCGCTAGTCTAATCTTTCAGTTTTTGCAGATCCTTTTGATTGTATACTGTTTCTCATTTGGTACCTCAGTATAATAGTACCATTACCAACATATTCTCTCGATGGTTTCCAACAGGTTTATCAACAGTCTATTGCAGCAGTATGCATTCAAGACTGGCCGAGGGAAAGAATGCTTGTGCAGGTTcttgatgattctgatgatttAGATGTTCAACTTCTGATCAAATCGGAAGTTCAGAAGTGGCAACAGAGAGGTATACGGATAGTCTACCGCCACCGTCTTATACGCACAGGATACAAGGCAGGAAATCTCAAATCAGCAATGAGCTGTGATTATGTGAAGGATTATGAATTTGTGGCAATCTTTGACGCTGATTTCCAGCCAGGACCAGATTTCTTGAAAAAGACCATTCCTTATTTTAAGGTAACTCTAGAAAAAACTTTTATGAAAGCCAATGCATAGTTTAAGTGTTCTGCTGGGAATTGATAGAAATTGATAGAGGAAGTTTGTCCATGAGTTCtggccaaaagaaggaaaatatagCATAAGGGCTTTGTTGGTTGAGCTAATCATTGATGGGGAAAATGTTTGGCTGTTCTCCTTGTTGACTGTCggcaaatcaaaatttaagtgtagGAATGATGTCTGTCAACTTGAGGATTTACACTTCTGGTTATCTGACTATAAGTTATTATTTTCCTATAAGGGAAACGATGATCTAGCATTGGTCCAGACGAGATGGGCATTTGTGAACAAAGATGAGAACTTGCTTACGAGATTACAGaacataaatttatcatttcacTTTGAAGTTGAACAACAAGTTAATGGAGTGTTCATCAACTTCTTTGGCTTTAATGGGACTGCTGGTGTATGGAGAATTAAAGCACTTGAGGAATGTGGTGGCTGGCTTGAACGCACAACTGTTGAAGACATGGACATAGCTGTTCGTGCTCACCTTTGTGGATGgaaattcatttatttgaatGATGTTAAGGTGGGTTGTGATTGACTTCACGTTTCTTGTACCTCATGATGCCATATTTTATGCTCATTTTCCTATATCATGGTGCAGTGTCTTTGTGAACTTCCAGAATCTTATGAGGCATACAAAAAGCAGCAGCACCGCTGGCATTCCGGTCCTATGCAATTGTTTCGATTGTGCTTCTTTGATATAATCCGTTCAAAGGTAAGGTCATCAAATTGGAGGTATTCGCATGTTTCTGAATACATTAGAGACTAGAAGATTGTTAAAAGAATCTTAAGGCAATGACGAAAGACCAGaatcaatttttgaattcaacGATTCAACAATTAGTTGAGGATGTTgggcctttcttttctttccttttcttttctttcctttttttttttttttttcccattgctTAGAATTTAGGATCAATTATGTCTCAAAACTTTGGAAGGTAGTACATGTTGCTCGTATAGGCAGTGTTAGTAGGGAGGTCTAGATTTGATAGTCATTAGAGCCAGGAGCTCCCCTAACCATTTCGGTTTTGCACAACCAGCTTAGAAGCTAACTCAATGCTAGTCACTAATATTCACCAATTATCTTTAGCTGTCAAGGCAGAGTACATATCAATGCACTTCTGTGAGATTTTTTTGGCATATGTAGGTAATTTCATCTAGTGTTCTCATGGATGGTAAAGTGGTCTACCTTCAACAAGGCACCGTCTTTTCGATTTTGTCTTGTTTTATCTGTTTTTGCTCATACCATATCTCTTTTTCATTACAGGTGTCCTTGGCCAAGAAAGCCAACCTTATATTTCTGTTCTTCCTCCTACGAAAGCTTATCTTGCCCTTTTATTCATTCACACTTTTCTGCATCATTCTCCCATTGACGATGTTTCTGCCAGAAGCTCAGCTACCAGCTTGGGTAGTTTGTTATGTTCCTGGGGTTATGTCCATTTTAAACATCCTTCCGGCTCCTCGGTCTTTTCCATTTATAGTTCCTTACCTTCTTTTCGAAAACACCATGTCAGTGACCAAATTTAATGCCATGATATCTGGACTGTTCAAATTTGGAAGCTCCTATGAGTGGAtagttacaaaaaaattgggAAGATCATCAGAGGCCGACCTACTTACCTTTGGTGAAAAAGGATCTGATCCTCTGTTGGAGACTTCAAATCTCCACAGGTCATCATCAGAGTCTGGCCTTGCTGAACTGAATAAGATGGAGATGACTAAGAAAGCTGGAAAACTTAGAAGAAATCGGCTGTACAGGAAGGAGCTTGGTCTTGCATTTATTCTATTGACGGCAGCTGTTAGAAGCTTGTTGTCTGCTCAGGGAATTCATTtctactttcttttgtttcaaggTATAAGTTTCCTAGTTGTTGGCCTCGATTTAATTGGAGAGCAGGttagctgatttttttttttttccttaaattgcCAGAGGCTCTGCCTATTTATAACTGGTTAGTTCACATGCCCacttttttatcctttttttcccctctgaTATAGAGCTGTGGCAATTAGTGCCTGTTTTCACGGCTAAAAGACACAATTGCATTGCTTTATGATTGGGTCACCTTGTGGACTGGTTATTTACTCGTGACCAAGGGACTACTATACCATTGTTGTTGTCAATCTGTTACGTTGTGTCAAATCTCTATTTCATTAGGCTTTCCGAGGTCAGATAAAGACTCGGAAGTTGAGGGGACAGTGATTTTTGGCTTTGAGTTAATTGCTCAGCCCATTTTGTTGTAGAGTCACCAGCCTGCATAGATTGAGGCAGGCACTTTCAGATTATAGGTTTGGAATTCTTTCAATTTGTCATTGGTAATCTATGTACTGGAAAGCTTGTTCTTCTCAAACTTTCCTGGGTTATCAATGGATAGTTAGATATACGCTATTTTGGCTGTGAAAGATTTCATGTATGCTTTCTACATACTAATTGTCGTTTACTTTTCCCGCTTATGCGGCTTATGGCCAAGAGCCTGAGACTGGATTGACGTTGAAGTTTGGACTCCGGACCTGTGAAACTTGTTGCCATTTTTGGCGCTCATGCTAAGGCTGTGATGACATCACTAATTCTCCCGTTCTGCTTTTCCAGTCGACATCTCAATAAAAATTGCGTTTTCTCTTGTTAGACAGAGGCCGGTAGGTATTCCACTACCCATACCACTACCCATATTAAAACTTGATGAAGAGGTAATCAGGAGTTTAAGCATGCATATaagtttttcaactttttcatgGCATTGTTCTAGCAAAAATAAGATGACTTTTTTCATGTCATTTGACATTTTCATCTTAAGTGATATTTCTCCCGATGGCTTAAGGAGGACACTTACCTACTAAATAATTTGGGATCCTACAAGCTGAAAGAATTCTTGCGTTACTGGTGTCTCTTTACTTGGGAGGTGAAATTACAgattgctcttgagtggagaccTAAATGCAAGGTCAACTTCCAACTTTTTATGACCAAGTTCTAATTTGCCCCCAAAAGTTCGATTAAGGTTGGATTCTACCTTCGGGACGGAGTGGAAGAAGGGAGGAGATTCTTGAACGAGGAACTCCGACAACATCTAGAGTTCCTTGAACAATGTGATATATCACACCGGGTAAATCTTTAACCCTTCCCTCTCTTACTAAGACTATAGAATGTTCTTGTGAATTATCACGAAATCCCCTGCTCTTGGGGGATGTCCTCAGTGTCAAGGAACATGTACTAGGGTGTATGTGCGACTCGTTCAGATCACCATTTCATTGACTTGTATATAAGatatttccaaattcaatttcaccTCATCTACTGTTTATACCGATGAAAGGATACGCCAGGACAATGTCGTTTTGTTAAAATGGTGGTGCTCCACACGGGCCAATTTCTTTCAGAAGTATGTATTCTGCAAATCGGGTGATCAAACTACAACATAATTTACAAGGCCGTGGCGTGCCACGAGAAGAAAAGTAGAACTTCAGGGACAGACCCAAACTTCAGAGGGGCAAAATCAGATTAGGTCAAGAGTTGGAGACAACATTGGGCCCCTTATTAACACAGGCTCTGCAGTAGAATCGAGAGCCGAAAGGACGCCGTGATGGAGTCGCCATTACCAAAATCCCTAGAAACCAGACCCTTACTGAAGTAGACCATCATCATTGACACCTTTCATCTCCCTAATGTCCCAATGCAGTGATTCAGCGCAGACTATCATAATCCGCATAAGGGACAGTGTCTATGGATTTACCGCTACCATAATCGGCAAAACCTACACCCTCTCGCTGAAGTTGACCATCGCTATTGACACCTTTCATCCCCTAATGCCACAATGCTAGATAAACTCTAAACCAACAGGGCATCAGCAACATCTGTATTGACAACTGGTTGAATTTGCTCTATAGTCATCACAAGCACCTTATGATAAAGAGTTTGGCAAAGGGAGAGGATCGGGAAGAAAGGCCTATATGTAGCTGGTTTAAACCTTCCTCCAGTTCTTAGTACTGCACTTCCATCGTTTTGTTTCTTTAGATGATTCCTTCATGCAAGTATTTGTCAATGTCCAAGGAAGAGCAATAGCATCAATGCTTAACGAGATTGTTTCGTCAACAAGCCGGAACCATATA
This region of Eucalyptus grandis isolate ANBG69807.140 chromosome 8, ASM1654582v1, whole genome shotgun sequence genomic DNA includes:
- the LOC104456505 gene encoding probable xyloglucan glycosyltransferase 6: MSRAPNREFQEWWNKQRERSLDLSSPSSADGPSTSGGGGGGGGGPLLAVEIRTPRSDQAVEKSRARSARQLSWVCLLRFQQIASLLASAAGSFLSVLRTANRRIAASPADSSSSRLYRIIRFFLILVLVLLGFELLAYSKGWHFSPPSVGSKEVLGFVELVYANWLEIRATYLAPPLQSLTNVCIVLFLIQSVDRVVLVLGCIWIKIKGIKPVASADYEKKEDLESESGDEAYPMVLVQIPMCNEREVYQQSIAAVCIQDWPRERMLVQVLDDSDDLDVQLLIKSEVQKWQQRGIRIVYRHRLIRTGYKAGNLKSAMSCDYVKDYEFVAIFDADFQPGPDFLKKTIPYFKGNDDLALVQTRWAFVNKDENLLTRLQNINLSFHFEVEQQVNGVFINFFGFNGTAGVWRIKALEECGGWLERTTVEDMDIAVRAHLCGWKFIYLNDVKCLCELPESYEAYKKQQHRWHSGPMQLFRLCFFDIIRSKVSLAKKANLIFLFFLLRKLILPFYSFTLFCIILPLTMFLPEAQLPAWVVCYVPGVMSILNILPAPRSFPFIVPYLLFENTMSVTKFNAMISGLFKFGSSYEWIVTKKLGRSSEADLLTFGEKGSDPLLETSNLHRSSSESGLAELNKMEMTKKAGKLRRNRLYRKELGLAFILLTAAVRSLLSAQGIHFYFLLFQGISFLVVGLDLIGEQVS